In Shewanella psychrotolerans, the genomic stretch ACTTTTCGTTGGTCACCAGCTGCTGACGAGTCTCGTTGAGCAATGCAACGTTGCGCTGCAGTTCCTCTGTTTTCTCTTGTAAACTGCGAGTGCGCTCCTCAACTTTAACCTCCAGCAGCTCTGCAGCCGCCTGAATTTGAGTATTACGTCGTTGCAGCAAATCCAGCATTCGATCAAACTGCTCAGCCAAATTAGACAGCTCATTATCCTCTTCTAATCCGAGCGAACCTATACGTAAGTTACGACCAGACTGCACTGCCTTCACCACATGGTGAATACGCTCAATAGGTTGCAGCAAGCTGTAGGCGCCGCGATAGACCAATAAGCCAGAGACCAACAGCACCAGCATAAGAATGGTGCCCAGCTCTATGATGTTCAACAGATAGTTGTGAATAAAGGGTGACTCGGAAAACCCGGTATAGATCATACCAATACGCTCACCACGAATATCCTTAAGCGGCGCATACGCGGAAATAAACCAATCGTTATATACAAAAGCCCTATCGACCCACATCAAACCTTGGATCAATACTTTTTGTCTCACCTCTTCTGAAACTAAGCTGCCAAGTGCACGTCCCTGTTTTTCGCTGCCCTGAGGGAAAAAGTGTAATGGCACATTGGTACTAATACGGGTGTTATCAAGAAAAATCGTTACCGTACCAATTGAACGCTCCGGTAGCGTCCCTTTGTCGTACACCAGATCGCGTATATGATCGACAAGTCGAATATCACGATTAAGCAAAATTCCGCCATCGAGATACCAGCTCAAATTACCAGTGTCACTGTATATAGGTAATAGACTGCGACTCAACATGCCGCGCTTTTCTATCTCTTTACTCGGTTTTTGCGAGCGTGGTGTATCAACTAACTTGATCACCGCTTCTTGTTCCAGTTTAGGTTCGAGTGCGGCTAACCTTTGCGGCTCCAACACCATTAAACCTGATACCGCTTCATTTTCATGGATTTTAGGTAGCATCATTCTCAAGTTGGGATCACTAGCGGCTTCGGCGACACTAACTAGCCGTAAAAAATCCAGATTGAGCTGTTCCTTTTTTAACGCAAGTAGCTCATTGATTTTACTTCGTGTCGCCTTAGGGGCAGCATTAATATGTTGAAACGCATTTTGAAACTCCCAAGAGGTCTTAACCAATTCGAGCCGACTCTCTTGCTTATCTTGCACCGCAATGAGGGTATTACTTGCTACGGTTAAATCAGCCTTAACTTTCATAAAAAGCTGCTTACCCGTATAGCTGATATTCCAATAGATAGTGATAAAAACTAGGCTCACCAAAGTGAGCAAAATAGGTAATAGGGTTAGGATTAAGATGCGATAACGCACCTTGGCCCGCATCTGCTGCCAATTAACACCCAATATACGCGGAAAGAATGACACCTTAACCTTCCTCAGACTGATTAAGCTCAAACCACTCTTTGTACTTACGGTCTAGCGTTTTTCGCGACACACCAAGATCGC encodes the following:
- a CDS encoding sensor histidine kinase, translated to MSFFPRILGVNWQQMRAKVRYRILILTLLPILLTLVSLVFITIYWNISYTGKQLFMKVKADLTVASNTLIAVQDKQESRLELVKTSWEFQNAFQHINAAPKATRSKINELLALKKEQLNLDFLRLVSVAEAASDPNLRMMLPKIHENEAVSGLMVLEPQRLAALEPKLEQEAVIKLVDTPRSQKPSKEIEKRGMLSRSLLPIYSDTGNLSWYLDGGILLNRDIRLVDHIRDLVYDKGTLPERSIGTVTIFLDNTRISTNVPLHFFPQGSEKQGRALGSLVSEEVRQKVLIQGLMWVDRAFVYNDWFISAYAPLKDIRGERIGMIYTGFSESPFIHNYLLNIIELGTILMLVLLVSGLLVYRGAYSLLQPIERIHHVVKAVQSGRNLRIGSLGLEEDNELSNLAEQFDRMLDLLQRRNTQIQAAAELLEVKVEERTRSLQEKTEELQRNVALLNETRQQLVTNEKLTALGELTAGIAHEINNPTAVILGNMELLKFELGDKAADVEEEIDIVIQQVGRISTIIRSLLQYSRPGEFNAPLEMHQLTPIIEEMLILVRHSIQKQEVILHQDLNASYPIEVNRPQLLQVLINLVVNAAHAMDGQGRIWIRTYDWVQSDELIGVKIEIEDEGKGIPEEQLGRIFDPFYTTRKDGTGLGLSLSYGIIKRIGGTIEVSSTLGKGTLFTIGLYHKAKDDQFNPPYEGLHFSSAIDKKFSNLNSE